The genomic region AGGAGCTTGACCTCGTCGCCAGCCTTCACGACGTGCGGCTTGGCGTAGACCTTGCCGTCGTGGTCCTTGCCGCCGTCGTGGTGCCCGTCGGCGAACGCGATCCCCGGCGCGAACACCAGGAGCGATGCGCCGCCGAGCGCAGCGCCCGCAACGACCTTCCCGAGCATCTTTTTAGCCATGACTTGCGTCACTCCATCCCTGTTGTCCTGAGCCCGACGACAGTCGAGCTACGACCGACGTTAGACGGTTTCATGACTTATGAAGGGAAAGATTCGCGTTTTGACCTTTGCTGCTGGTAAGAGGCTAAGGAGTGCTACGCCGCCTTCTCGGGCTTGCCGTACGTCTTAGGCGCGCCACCGCCCTGCGGCGTCGATAGCGGTGTTCGGCACGCCGCGTGCCGGCCCACCAGCGCTCATCCGGTAACGGCAGGCCCGTCGCTCTCGTGCCGGCAGATCCCGCTCGGGGGTATCGTCCGAGTCGCAAAGGTCGGCCACACGCATCGAGCCATTGCCATGGAAGCGCTCCCATGTAAGAATCGGCGCACGCGGTTCGGGGAGCCACACCGCGCAGGCAGGGCGTCGAGGGCATCCGGTTTCGCCGGACGACATCCGGCCGCCACTGGGCCGGTCCGCGCCGGTCGTTCACCACCACCACAGCAGCCCGTCCGGGTCGGGCACCCCCCAAAGAATCCCGTTGGCGCCGGCAGCCGTCCGTCCAGGACGTCTCACCGGGCCGTCCCACGCCGGGCCGTACGCGAGCCCGGTCTCGCCCAAGGAGATCAGTGGCATGAATGTGTGGAGAAGGCTGTCCGGCCCACGCCGGACCTTCGCGCTCGCAGGCGCGGGCGTGCTGGTCGCCGGAGGGTTGGTGACGATCCCCGTTACCGCGGCACAGGCCGCGACGCAGTGCGAGATCGTCTACTCGACGAACGACTGGCCCGGTGGCTTCACCGGCAACGTCACAATCAAGAACCTCGGCGACCCGGTCAACGGCTGGACGTTGGGCTGGACCTTCCCCAACTCCAGCCAGCGGGTGCAGCAGGGCTGGTCGGCCGAGTTCACCCAGTCCGGCAGCCAGGTCACGGCCCGCAGCCTGTCCTACAACGGCAGCCTCGCCACCGGTGCGTCGACGAACATCGGGTTCAACGGTGCGTGGAGCGGCAGCAACCCGAAGCCGACGTCGTTCACCCTCAACGGAGTGGTCTGCAACGGCGGTGGCCCGACCACCCCGCCGCCCACCACGCCCCCGGCCACCACCCCACCCCCGACCACGCCTCCGCCGACCACGCCTCCGCCCACCACGCCTCCGCCGACGACCCCGCCGCCCGGAACCAAGGTGGACAACCCGTACGCCGGTGTTCCCGGCTACGTGAACCCGGAGTGGAAGGCCAAGGCGGACGCCGAGGCGGGCGGAAGCCGGGTCTCCAACAACCCCACCGCCGTGTGGCTGGACCGGATCGCTGCCATCAACGGCACGCCGGACAGCAGCTCCAACGGTGCTTTCGGGGTGCGGGACCACCTGGACGAGGCGCTGCGCCAGGGTGCCGGCTACATCCAGTTCGTGATCTACAACCTGCCGGGCCGGGACTGCTCCGCGCTCGCCTCCAACGGTGAGCTGGGCCCGGACGAGCTGCCCAGGTACAAGGCCGAGTACATCGACCCGATCGCGGCGATCCAGTCCGACTCGAAGTACCGGAACCTGCGGATCATCAACGTCATCGAAATCGACTCGCTGCCGAACCTGGTCACCAACACCACGGGCAACGCGGGTGGCACGGTGATGTGTGACACCGTCAAGGCCAACGGCGCCTACGTCAACGGCGTCGGCTACGCGCTGGCGAAGTTCGGTGCGATCAGCAACGTCTACAACTACGTCGACGCCGGACACCACGGCTGGCTGGGCTGGGACACCAACTTCGGCCCGACCGCCGACATCCTGAAGACCGCAGCGGTCGCCTCCGGCAGCACTGTCAACAACGTGCACGGCTTCATCACCAACACGGCGAACTACTCGGCGCTGCGTGAGCCGTACTTCAAGGTGACGGACAACGTGAACGGCCAGACGGTGCGGCAGTCGAAGTGGGTGGACTGGAACTACTACGTCGACGAGCTGTCCTTCGCGCAGGCGTTCCGCGACAAGCTGGTCTCGGTCGGCTTCAACTCCAACATCGGCATGCTGATCGACACCTCCCGCAACGGCTGGGGCGGGTCCGCCCGGCCCACCGGCCCGGGCGCGACGACCAGCGTCGACACGTACGTCAACGGTGGCCGGGTCGACCGTCGGCTCCACCTCGGCAACTGGTGCAACCAGGCCGGTGCCGGCCTCGGTGAGCGTCCCCGGGCCAACCCGGAGCCGGGCATCGACGCCTACGTCTGGGTGAAGCCTCCGGGCGAGTCGGACGGCTCCAGCAAGGAGATCCCGAACAACGAGGGCAAGGGCTTCGACCGGATGTGCGACCCGACGTACGGCGGTAACGCCCGTAACGGCAACAACCCGTCCGGTGCGCTGGCCGACGCCCCGATCTCCGGTGCGTGGTTCTCCGCCCAGTTCCAGGAGCTCATGCGCAACGCGTACCCGGCGCTCTGACCGGGAACGCTCCAGCACCACCCGCCGCCGGCAGTAGGTGAGGCACTGCCGGCGGCAGGTCCCCCCGGGTCCCCGACTCGACCGTCACAGGTCGGGTCGGGGACCCACCCCGTTGCCGGCCCGGTCAGGGCACTGTGCGCTCGATCGCCGCCCGGCCCTGCTCGGCCAGGTCACGGCGCGCCTTGTCGAGGTTCTCCCTGGTGAGGTCCTGCCCGCGGGCCATCACCAGATCCTCCGGCTCCCAGGGCTGCTCAGCCCCTGTGCGGATGTTGTCACCGGCCGCGCCGGTGCCCGTCCCGGTCGCGCCGGTGCCGGCGGCGTACGGGTCACCGATCAACTCGTCGGTTTCCGGCGCGAGATCCTCCGGCCGGTCCCGGGGCTCGGCGAAGGCCGGATTGTCCCGGTCCGGGCCGCCTCCGGTCCGCAGTTGCGGGACGGTGCTGTCGTCGTCCACCGCAGCGGCCGTTTGCGGGCTCTCTTCCAGCGGCGGTCGGCGGTCGCGATCGGTCATGGTGCTGCCTCCTGGGTCCGACACGTTGCCTGATCCCTCGCGTACCCCGTGTCGGGGGGCCCATGCGCGGCGCTTTCACGCCCGGATGCCCACTTTCGGCGCGCTTCCGGCCGCAACGGGCGGGCGAGCGGGACGGACATACGGGGGCGCCCCGGTCGATGATCGACCGGGGCGCCCGTGCGTCACTCAGCGACCGAGTACGCGGTCCAGGAAGTCCCTGTAGTTGCGGACCGCCATCCGTAGCTGCTCGGTGTCCGCCGAACCGGCGTCCTGCCAGCCACCAAGCTTGTTCTTCTGCGCGGCCAGCGCCGAGGAGAGCGCCTGGATGGCCTCCTCGACCAGCGACTGCGCCTCGCCGGCCGCCGCGTGCGGGTCGTCCACGAACCGCAGCTGCACGTCGCGCCAGCGGTCCCGGAATCCCTGCGCCGTGTCGGCTTCGAGGAGCGTCGCCGGCTCGGCGGCCACCGTCGACCCGGCGGGCCGCGACGTTCCGGCCGACTCCAGCGACGAGGTGGTGCCAGCGACGACGGGCACCACGTCGGCGTCCGCGTCCGGGTCGACCATCTCCGGCGTGGCGCTGCCGTAGCCGGCCGCGCCGGCCGTCGTCGCGTCCGGGTCCCCGGCCCAGTCGGTCAGGTCACCGCGGCGCTCGGCCGCACCGTCAGTGCTCCCCGCCGGTACGACGGTACGGGTGGAACCGTCGGCGTCGGTGTGCTGGTCGTCGGCGTCGGGATCCAGATCGGTGTCCCGGTCGGTCTCCGGGCCGCCGTCCCGGCGGTGCAGTTCGGCGGTGGGGTCAGCGGTCAGTCCCACCCGCTCGCCGTCCTCGGCGCCGTCTCCGGGCTCGGCGGTCCGCTCGGCCCGGGGGTCGGGCTGGTCCTGCGGGTGCGGGCTGGCCAGCGCGGACGCGGCCACCGCGTCCCCCACGGTGGTGGCGCCGAAAGCGGTCGGCAGCGGGCCGGGCTCGTGGAATCCGCCCTCGCCGTCGCTGTCGTCCGTCGCGTCGGCCTGCCGTTCGTCCGCCCGGTGGCGTCGGTCGTCCGCCGTCTCGTCGTCGACGTCGTACAGGCCCGTGTCGACGTCGTCGGTCCGCTCGCGCTCGGCGGTGAGGTCGCGCTCGGCGTCGGGGTCGGGGTCGTCGAAGGCGCCCCGGTCGTCCACACTGCCCTCGGGGGCGTCCGAGCGGTAGTCCCTGTCGGTCTGGTCGTCACGGTCGGTTCGGTCGTCGGTCGGCGGCACGGGTACCGGTGTGGACCGGACGGCCTCCGGGTGGTCGTTGCTCACCTGCTCTTGCTGGCGCATGGGTGGCCTCCTCAGCGGCTCGTGGCGTCGTGCGGAGTGTCCGGGTGGTGGCGCTGTTCGGGTGCGTGCTGTCCGACCGGCTCCTCGCCGAGCAGGTCGGCGAAGAGAGCCCGGTAGTGCACGACCGCCTGGCGCAGTTCCTCGGTGCTGGCCTCACCCCGGGAGTTGCGCAGGTGGATCTCGTGCGCGTCCCGGTAGTGGGTAAGCGTGCGGGCATGGTCGACGGAGAGGTGGGCGATCTGGTCGGAGAAGTCCCCGGTCGGGTAGCCCCGCTCCTCGATGAGTCGGGTGACGAGTTCATCAGCGTCGCCCACCGTGTCGCCGGGCGAGTCGATGAAGCGGATCTGGAGTTCCTCCCAGGCCGCGGCGTAGTGGGCCCGGGACTCCGGGCTGAGCGGGGTGAGCGTGAGCTCGGCGTGCCGGCGCTCCCGATCGCGCAGTTCGCGCTCCGCGGCGGACCGGCTGTCCTGCTCCTGCACCACCCGGTCGTACTCCGGCCCGAACCGGCTCTGCAGTTTGCGGCGGCGGCTGAACGACAGCGCTGCCACGGCCAGTGCTGCGATCACCAGCACGACGAGGACGATGACGATTATCTGCGTGGACGACATGGGCTCCTCCTTCGTTACCTGGTATTCCCTCCGCGTACTGATCGCCAATCCCGATCCGAGGCACTTTCCGCACCGATCCGCGTCACGTTTCGCCTAGTGAGGGCATTACAGGGCGAAACGCGGACCAGGGACACGGCGCAACGCGGGGTCAAACCTGATCCGAGCCGGGTTCGCGAGGCCGCCGCCGTCGGCGTCCGGCGGTGTTGCATTCCGTAGCGTCGATGCCCACGCGACGGGCGGTAGTGCATCGGCGCGTGATTACGTATCCTGCCCAAGGCGCCCGCGCCGGCACCCGACCTGGACGGTCGGGCGCGCACCCGGCGAGCGCGTTGCCCGGCGGTGCCGGCGCACTCCTGCCACCCCTGTACGGGCGAGGTCTGATGAGAACCCGCGACTGGCCGATCCGCTCGAAGCTGACCGCGTTGGTCGTCGCGCCGGTGACCGCGCTGCTGGCACTGTGGATCTTCGCGACGACGTTGACCTTCGGCCCGGCACTGGATCTGCTCTCCGCGCGCACCCTGCTGTACGACCTGGGCCGCCCCGGTGAGGCAGTGGTCACCGAGCTGCAAAGGGAACGCAGGCTGTCGGTGGTGCAACTCGCCGGCACCAACGTGCTGCCGGCCCTGGCCGAGCAACGCCAACGCACCGATCGGGCGGTCGCCGAGCTGCGCCACCGGATCGACGGGGAGGCGTTGCGCGACGCCGCCGACGACGTCCTGGAGGACCGGATCGACCGGCTGGTCACCGCACTGGCGGCCCT from Micromonospora profundi harbors:
- a CDS encoding glycoside hydrolase family 6 protein codes for the protein MNVWRRLSGPRRTFALAGAGVLVAGGLVTIPVTAAQAATQCEIVYSTNDWPGGFTGNVTIKNLGDPVNGWTLGWTFPNSSQRVQQGWSAEFTQSGSQVTARSLSYNGSLATGASTNIGFNGAWSGSNPKPTSFTLNGVVCNGGGPTTPPPTTPPATTPPPTTPPPTTPPPTTPPPTTPPPGTKVDNPYAGVPGYVNPEWKAKADAEAGGSRVSNNPTAVWLDRIAAINGTPDSSSNGAFGVRDHLDEALRQGAGYIQFVIYNLPGRDCSALASNGELGPDELPRYKAEYIDPIAAIQSDSKYRNLRIINVIEIDSLPNLVTNTTGNAGGTVMCDTVKANGAYVNGVGYALAKFGAISNVYNYVDAGHHGWLGWDTNFGPTADILKTAAVASGSTVNNVHGFITNTANYSALREPYFKVTDNVNGQTVRQSKWVDWNYYVDELSFAQAFRDKLVSVGFNSNIGMLIDTSRNGWGGSARPTGPGATTSVDTYVNGGRVDRRLHLGNWCNQAGAGLGERPRANPEPGIDAYVWVKPPGESDGSSKEIPNNEGKGFDRMCDPTYGGNARNGNNPSGALADAPISGAWFSAQFQELMRNAYPAL